A window of the Lagopus muta isolate bLagMut1 chromosome 1, bLagMut1 primary, whole genome shotgun sequence genome harbors these coding sequences:
- the BIRC2 gene encoding baculoviral IAP repeat-containing protein 2: MSIMDSSPLLASVMKQNAQSGELKYDLSCELYRMSTFSTFPVNVPVSERRLARAGFYYTGVQDKVKCFSCGLVLDNWQPGDNAMEKHKQGYPSCSFVQNMLSFNNLGLSTHSAFSPLVTSNLSPSLCSMTLSPSFEQVGYFSGSFSSFPQDPITTRAAEDLSHLRSKLHNPSMSTEEARLRTFHTWPLMFLSPTDLAKAGLYYLGTADKVACFTCGGQLSNWEPKDNAMSEHQRHFPNCPFVENLMRDQPSFNVSNVTMQTHEARVKTFINWPTRIPVQPEQLADAGFYYVGRNDDVKCFCCDGGLRCWESGDDPWIEHAKWFPRCEYLLRVKGGEFVSQVQARFPHLLEQLLSTSDTPVDENMDPIIHFEPGESPSEDAIMMNTPVVKAALEMGFSRRLVKQTVQSKILATEENYKTVNDLVSDLLTAEDEKREEEKERQFEEVASDDLSLIRKNRMALFQRLTSVLPILGSLLSAKVITELEHDVIKQKTQTPLQARELIDMVLVKGNAAASIFRNCLKDCDPVLYKDLFVEKSIKYVPTEDVSGLPMEEQLRRLQEERTCKVCMDKEVSIVFIPCGHLVVCKECAPSLRKCPICRGTIKGTVRTFLS, translated from the exons ATGAGCATAATGGATAGTAGCCCTTTGTTGGCAAGCGTGATGAAGCAAAatgctcagtctggagaactGAAGTACGACTTGTCTTGTGAGCTCTACAGAATGTCAACGTTTTCTACTTTTCCTGTTAATGTGCCGGTGTCAGAACGAAGGCTGGCCCGGGCTGGGTTTTATTACACTGGTGTCCAAGATAAAGTTAAATGCTTCAGTTGTGGCTTAGTGCTGGACAACTGGCAGCCAGGAGATAATGCTATGGAGAAGCATAAACAGGGGTATCCTAGCTGCAGTTTTGTTCAAAACATGCTATCATTTAACAACCTTGGACTGTCCACTCATTCTGCCTTTTCTCCTCTGGTCACAAGCAATCTCTCACCATCTCTATGTTCCATGACACTTTCTCCAAGCTTTGAACAAGTTGGCTATTTCAGTGgctctttttccagttttcctcaAGACCCAATAACTACTAGGGCTGCCGAAGACCTCTCGCACTTAAGATCTAAGCTTCACAACCCTTCCATGAGTACAGAAGAAGCTAGGCTGCGCACTTTCCATACGTGGCCCCTGATGTTTCTCTCGCCCACCGATCTGGCGAAAGCTGGTCTTTATTACCTGGGGACAGCAGACAAAGTTGCTTGTTTCACCTGTGGTGGTCAGTTGAGTAACTGGGAGCCAAAAGATAATGCCATGTCAGAGCATCAGAGGCACTTTCCTAACTGCCCCTTTGTGGAAAACCTCATGCGAGACCAACCAAGTTTCAACGTTTCCAATGTGACCATGCAAACCCATGAAGCCCGTGTTAAAACATTCATTAATTGGCCAACTCGGATTCCAGTTCAGCCTGAACAGCTTGCGGATGCTGGTTTTTACTATGTAG GCCGCAACGATGATGTCAAGTGTTTTTGCTGTGATGGTGGGTTAAGGTGCTGGGAATCTGGAGATGATCCATGGATTGAGCATGCAAAGTGGTTTCCAAG GTGTGAGTATCTGCTCCGTGTGAAAGGAGGAGAGTTTGTAAGTCAAGTTCAGGCCAGGTTTCCTCATCTTCTTGAACAG CTCCTGTCAACTTCTGATACACCTGTAGATGAAAACATGGATCCAA TTATTCATTTTGAACCTGGAGAGAGTCCTTCAGAAGATGCAATCATGATGAATACTCCTGTAGTTAAAGCTGCCTTGGAGATGGGATTCAGTAGGCGTCTGGTAAAGCAAACAGTGCAAAGTAAAATCCTGGCCACTGAAGAAAACTACAAGACTGTTAATGATCTTGTGTCTGATCTGCTCACTGCTGAAGATGagaagagggaggaagaaaaagagagacagTTTGAAGAAGTGGCATCAG ATGATTTGTCCCTAATCCGGAAGAATCGGATGGCTTTATTCCAGCGCTTGACCTCTGTACTTCCAATCCTTGGCAGTTTACTTTCAGCTAAAGTGATAACAGAACTTGAGCACGACGTCATTAAGCAAAAGACTCAGACACCATTGCAAGCAAGGGAACTGATCGATATGGTTCTAGTGAAAGGCAATGCAGCAGCCAGCATATTCAGAAACTGCCTGAAAGATTGTGACCCCGTACTTTACAAAGACTTATTTG TGGAGAAGAGCATAAAGTACGTTCCTACAGAAGATGTATCAG gttTACCTATGGAAGAACAGCTGAGGAGATTGCAAGAGGAAAGAACATGTAAAGTTTGCATGGACAAAGAAGTTTCTATTGTTTTTATTCCGTGTGGGCACTTAGTGGTATGCAAAGAATGTGCACCATCCCTTAGAAAATGCCCTATTTGCAGGGGGACAATAAAGGGTACAGTTCGTACATTTCTTTCGTAA
- the TMEM123 gene encoding porimin, with translation MRLFPPGAACALRALALLLLLGPLGNAFAEVNVTNTSSNATSPHVMQENSTLSNSSAVPSTQSAAGTPTSASHPTSASRPTSASRPTSTAACVTVPVQPAEANQTRSTTASSVTSSQANVTVTTSKTSFTSVTATSKSETVIARASRFDVGSFVGGIVLTLCVLVILYIGCKTYHSRRGIQYRTIDEHDAII, from the exons ATGCGGCTCTTCCCTCCCGGCGCTGCCTGCGCGCTGCGGGCGCTCgcgctgctgcttctgctcgGCCCCC ttggAAATGCCTTTGCAGAGGTGAACGTCACCAACACAAGCTCTAATGCGACTTCACCACATGTAATGCAAG aaaacagcactttATCCAATTCCTCTGCTGTGCCATCCACGCAGTCTGCAGCAG GTACGCCCACCAGTGCCAGCCATCCCACCAGTGCCAGCCGTCCCACCAGTGCCAGCCGTCCCACCAGCACCGCTGCATGTGTCACTGTTCCTGTTCAGCCTGCTGAAGCCAACCAGACAAGATCAACTACAGCTTCATCAGTCACATCATCACAAGCGAATGTTACAGTGACCACTTCTAAGACTTCTTTCACGTCCGTTACAG ccACATCAAAATCTGAGACTGTCATAGCCAGAGCCTCCAGATTTGACGTGGGCAGTTTTGTAGGTGGCATTGTGCTGACACTCTGCGTCCTAGTTATTCTCTACATTGGGTGCAAAACGTACCACTCAAGAAGAGGCATTCAGTACAGAACCAT TGATGAACACGATGCCATCATTTAA